A window of Castanea sativa cultivar Marrone di Chiusa Pesio chromosome 8, ASM4071231v1 genomic DNA:
ttattGTTGATGgtacatgtattctcaagatggaattcatagtctcttaacggagatacaaaatattcccttgagataagtttaatgggtttgttattcagaatgttaggcctaactattttgataaatagttactaaagtttatatatttacggaattggatttcataaatatgtaaTGAATAACATGAAGtgttaaaccgggtactcaaggatcaagatgtagtaatctacaaagtggcagtctacatttatgactttgtattactacgaatattttatgaaggggttacatgtacaataaagtcttgggatataatttataaataaggcctagagtgcaattatatttatatagtggtattaaatataattaatggtaactttggacttgtcaagagttgacagaaaagcccaaggcccattggagatagtgtcttattggtcccactccaagccacatactaaagcccaattggaaatgcccaaaaggccagtccaattagataagcagttagatacaaagagagAGACATACAGAaatttctgtagagaattgaataaacactattgcgaagtggtgtaaggtgtgttagacactttgacattctccctttgtaactgattgagagaccacacatcttgggggtaaaatggaattggagtgaagattgaaagtgttcccgagaaattttgatctttggttttgaatttcatcgctccaaggtacactctcttgttcttgaattctgaaacttacatagtgcatgttatcgattgtgaatgaagtagatccgttaattttctgctacatatgttttgtatgagatacaaaccatgtttaatcctatATTCCTacacctacagttgaacccttaccccaatacacaattggacttgtaatgtaatgacaatctctcttttcaatgcacggctcctaatACGTCACTAACTAATCGATGCACgtatcccagtatgtgacttaCTCCTATGCACGAATCCAAGTAtatgactaacacaccaacttaagaaagatgttggccacaaagttctttagttcatctaCACGATGGAGATCATGAAGCTCCTTCATTACAAAACTCTACGGTCTACAAACGCAGCAgctttttcaagagaaagatgaactagggtaaattgtctccggtcacaatttgagtgaataatcactttgcatcaagttgcatcacttttgacggcccttaaaataatccttatatatgtctaagatTGTgggaaaagaaaccctacacaaatagcttgaATATGCGTGAAAAACACATCTGGAAATCTGATTTTCGTAATCCTCGATAGATAAGTTATCTGTCAAGCTATTGTCAAGCATCGGGCTAGAAACTCTTTtcaaacctcgatagatacaatctgttgagctttaaaatacagcacttcttcacttgattcttgaacagatttgcatggctttaactcttaacttgaacaatatgttgattgaagacttaaaccatcgtagatctacccaattacaagtaaagtgagttttatcaaaggattagccaattctaaatgacatatgttcataacaatttccacatatgtcctaacaaaacaTATGACCCAATTTATAGAAAACAACATCATTTGCTGGTTTGGAGTGCTACAAGAGATCATCTCTGACAATGGTTCCCACTTTGTGGGAAAGGTCTAAAGAATCATGGAATTGTACAACATTGAGCATCACAAGTCTTCACCACATTGGCCATGGATTAATGGGGTCGTAGTAGAAACCAACAAGAATATCAATAACATCCTAGCCAAGATGGTAATTACATACAAGGACTGGGCCGAGAAGGTTCCATTTGCCTTGTGGGGCTATAGGACTTCTATTTGTACATCAATTGGGGCAACCCCCTACTCTTTGGTTTATGGGAGTGAAGCAGTGCTTCCTATTGAGGTTAAGATACAGTCTTTAATAGTGTTGGTGGATATCAAAGTCCTAGAAGAAGACTGGATGAGAAAAAGATATAAAGAGTTAGCCTTGAAAGATGATAGAAGGATTAAAACCTAATACCATGCACAAGGTTACCAAAAGAGGATTGCTAGAGCCTTTAATAAAAATGTGAAACCTAGAAACCTTAAGGAGGGAGATCTAGTCTTATAAGTGATtagagatgaaaattttaatctaaGAGGAAAGATGAAGCCAACATGGTCTAGGCCTTATGTTATCAAGAAGATCATGTCAAGAGATGCTACAAGAATTACAGATTTGGATGGAGAAGAGATGCTTCGTCCAATCAAAACCGACAGGCTTCGAACCACaacatttgaaaaagaaaaagataaaaagccTACTAGGTTGTAAACCTAAAATGGTGGCTTAAGCAAAAGTTAAGGCAATGAAACCCTACTAGTTTGAAAACCTGAAAGGGTGATCTAGGAAAAAGATAGGGAAAAAGACTATGGGCATGGCAAAAATTCCCACAAGGACATCATGGGCAAAAACTACATAgcacagaaaaagaaaagaaaaaaaaaagcaaagataataaatgataaGATCCTCTCattgctcaaattaaaagatgatAAATTGTTTTCATAGGGGATTTTGAATATTCCAATCCTTTATTAACTCAAATGAAAGACATGGAATCATAAAGttcaaaaaagtaaaatttggggCATATCAAAGTAGTCGCTCAATACTCTTTCGTTTATTGGACATCCTGTGGTCTTTCTCTTCCATATGAACTGCCCTCATATCAATGGATAGTCAATCCTTGTTTCCCTAAGTTGGATGGAGAAACTGAGGAAAACAGATGTCCCTATTCATTGCCTTCCATGGCCAAGTCTCATGGATTTTGTCCAATAATCTCTTAGTAAATGCTAAGGTGTGAAAAGATCCATTGTCACAAGGAACCCCTTGATGGTCACCGAATTTCCACACAATGCGACATGTGAGATAATAAGAATAGTGACGAAGCCCAACCAAAGATACCCAGTTTTCCTTGAAACTACAGCTAGACATGGCCTCAATACTCCACCATTCTACCACCCATTGGACATCTATGTAAGTAAGATGTTTCAAGAGTTCAATAAGCTTCGCAAGATCCATCCCTTTATCTTTGAGCTTGCGATCACAATAGTACTTTGGTTGATACTGACTAGGAGAAACAATGGGAGGGCAAAGCAATTTAAGCTTCTCATATAGACATATctgaggaagagaaaaagaaagcatgAATGTTGAGTGGAAAAAGgagagataaaaagaaaaaaagagagaaatattcAAAATCTATATAAGGAGCCTTGATGTGTTGAAAACTGAAAGCCAATCTATACAAAAATTAGAGGAATCCTACTAGGTTGAGaacctaggcaaaagttagggaTCATACCTAAAGAAGAAGGGGACTCCCTGCAAAGAATGTTGTTTCCTCCCTAGGAACAGCATCCAAACCTTTGAGGGTTTCAGCTAAGATAATGGCTATTGGGCTCccaattgttaggattagtgcccttaaatcctattgtatgatgctatgtatgacattatgtatgacttaacgttgtgtttaataaagttgttttattattatctaaaataatggtaacataaatattgggacattatcatatagtccataagatgcatagtatgtgatttatgtgaaaagtcacagaagatataaatcataagttctttgtaaactcagaatttatagttcgtagtcggtgatgaaattgggcatttcatctgtgaagactataacgtatcaactaagatgatttgtcttgatcatggaagtggagacttctagatgatatgttgatatgttttaagagttaagacatattgaactggaccgctgtgagatttattattctcctaacgactgtcaaatgaataataaatctcacgacttctatttgcatgaactcttaatcctgagagaataatgaacttgatcatgaggtgtaggttgttttaatatatcaggagtgagatctaaagtaacggtcaaaacctcagtatgttgggcagccacatttagtgttgatgaacatatattctcaagatgaaattcataatctcttaacggagatataaaatattcccttgagataagtttaatgggtttggttattcagagtgttaggcctaaccactttagtaaggagttactaaagtatatatttatgaaattggatttcattaaaatataatgaataatttaaaagattaaatcaggtactcaaggataagatgtagtaatttacaaagtgacagtctacattcatgactttgtgttactacgaatattttatgaagtggttgcatgtataataaagttttggtatataatttattaataaggcctagagtgcaattatatttatatagtggtattaaatataattaatggtaactttggacttgtcaagagttgacgaaaaagcccaagacccattggagctagtgtcttattggtcccttttggtcccactccaagccacacactaaagcccaattggaaaggctcaataggccagcccaattagataatcagttagttatgaagggagaaacatacagaattttttatgatgcgaaaaagagaataagagagagacgtcattgtgaaatggtgtgtatgtgagagtgagacactatcattctcccttgaaaactggttgagagaccacacatcttggacgtaaagtggaattggagtgaagattaaaagtgttccagagtacttctaatcttttgttttgaattttaccacaccaaggtacgctatcttgttcttaaattctggaatttacatagtgcatgttatcaatcatgaatgaaatagatatgtttgttgcttccgttgtgtgttttgtatgagatacaaaaccagattttccaacaccACTCCCTAGATTTTTTACCACATGAAGAATTCCAAGATCCACATGAGGTGTTTCATGCACCAAAAAGAACCTTGCAAGAACACAGAGGCAAAAGGTGTTGAGATGATTAGAATGCTTCGACTCGTCCCACAGGACACCCATCTCAGAGAAATATTTGAAAACCATGAAGGCGTTCAACATGTCAGATTTGCACCATCACTTAGCCATAGCTAGAGGCACCCCTAAGATTTGATAAGCTAGGTTAGAAAGATCTTCCTTGAGAGTAGGAAGAATGATGGCACCAAAGTCATGCTCGCTTTTGATCGCACCAAATTCGTCTAGAGCAGGGCACAATTCCACACCATTAAATTGAAAAACATGTTGAGTAGAGATCAAAAATTTAGTAGCAGCCCATAGAAGAGGCTTGTTCACTTTGATTTAATGAAAGGAAGAAATACAAGAAAGACCAAGAGGGATGAGAGCAACTTTGAAGTTGAGATTAAGCTTGTTAATCCACACCGAGACCTCTAAAGGTGTGAATTCGGCCATTATAAACCTTACAGAAAGTTTCTTGGGCTTAAAGCATGTTTTATGAAGGTTTGGAAGCCTCCCATGGCTGTTTTATAGTGAAAGAAGTTGGCTAAGGTTTTTCTATCTAGCAGCATGCGTGAGCATGGTCTTAGATGCGTACACATGCGTGCATATGCGTGCGCAAATTCTTTAGGGTTTTAGATTCCCTTTCCAATTTGGAATGTGATTTCATTATCAAGGCTTCTCCCATGACTTCTACGGCCTAAGGGATTATTCAAGACAGATTTCAACTTAGATTTTCATGcatcaaagaagaaaagcaagatGAAATAAAATGCATACATATCCAAAATTCCTATGAGTTGTAAAATAAGAACATGTCCTAAAATAAAAGCGAAAATGTAAAGATGTTCTTAAAACACAACCCAATGTCtcaaataaattataaagtGCAGAAGATAatgataaaaaggaaaaaagaaaagaaattggaaaaattatatgtatgtgtgtttgtCTGTCTGCAGGATCATCACCGATAATGCCTTTTCCTCAGCTAGTAGCTCGGAGTCGTCTCAGGgtcatcaccatcaccatcatcatcatcactagggTGGGTACACCCTCCAGGCTTGTAGATCTACCTAGAATACTCGGTCACCTCTAGCTTAAGGTTCCTAACAAGCCAAACATGCTCCTTGTGCTCCATGGGCTAGATTTGAAAAAAAGACAATGTTAAGACAAGCCCAAGGGTGCAAAAGGAAACAATGAAAGAGAAGAAGGTCAAGGATAAAGAGAAATCACCGCTCGTGTGTTTAGAGCGAAGGGGTGACCCATGAAATTCGGGTTACATCTCACAAGACACTCCTAAGTGAAGCCATCAGGGCCATAGGTATAGACCGACCAAGGCAAGTGAGGAGGGTCAACAGGACCACCCATATCCTAACATGATCACCACATTTGAATATCATCACGTGCAGAATATGCAAggtaaagagaaaagaaagatgaaagagagaAGACACATACTTCAATAAGAAAGGAAGGCATGAGTCAAGTCTCACTGAACTCCTCATAGTCGAGATCGTCCACGAGCTGCTGGGCATAGGGGATGCCATTCCTCCATAGTTGATACTCGGCATCAGTTATTGAAAGCAGGGCAAGCAGGAATGAGGGAGGATCCATCGAAACCTGAGGTGTGTCCGCACCCATCAGCTGACAAAAGACTGTCTCAACCAAGTAAATAACCCTTAGACCAGCACCTTCGAAGGGTTGAGAGGCTGCCAAAGAGATGATAGCAAAGGCCTCCAGACCAAGGTCAACAACAGGAGGAATACCCATTCTAGGTTCCCAATTGATTTGTTAAAAGCACTTATGGTTAGAAAGAAAACCTTTGAAATGTGCAAAAATagctaagaaagaaaattttcactCACGTCTTCAGAGGAGAGGTTGTTGAGGTGAACTCAGACCGAGGGAGAGTTCTTCAAGTCCACATCTGCACCACGAACAACAAGGCCATATTTCAAGGCCCAAGGCTACAAAGGAGAGAGATATAGTTTGCAAAGAGAGAAAAGCGCATATAGTTTGCAAGATGATAGTTTGCAAGAGAGAAAAGCACATACAGTTTGCAAGACAATAGTTTGCAAgaaaacaagataaaatttGCAAGATGACAGTTTGCAAGATAGAAATGACAGTTTGTAAGATGATAGTAACAAGAAAGAGCATGGATACATTTTACAAAGACCATGAAATGTAGTTTTGTAGGTCTAGATGCTAAATGAATAAATACAGTTTGTAAAAGTACAAAGTACAATATGTGGAATTAcatgagaaaaggaaaaggctTTAACCTCAGGGAGCTTCCAAGGCCTCGCTAGCTGGCTCAAAGTTCCCCGGCTAAGTGTGTCCAGGACTGAATAGAGGTAGGTGAGACAAGCTTGACCCCAGTTCGCCTCCCACACATGCCCAAAGTTGCAGAAGAGGGCAAGCCACCTCAAGGATATTGTGTGCCCTCCATTGGCAAAGAGATACACCCCTAGTAGATACAGCAGGAAGCTAGTTTGGGTTCATAACAATTCCCCCTTGTAAGTTGTCTTTTAGGATGAGTTCTACTCATGGGTCCCTAATATTTGGTATCGGAGCTAGGTTTCACCCCGAATAATTAGGTGAAGCTCATTGAGTACAGGATCAAATGAGTTGCGGCTTTGTGGACGTTGGATCCCGAAAGAGGCGACCTAGAGGCTAGATTAAAATAACTGATAGATGAGTGAAGTCACCAAAAGAGAAAGTGTTACCATCAAGTTAGTATCAATAGAGTGGGCCATCATGCATGTCAGCTATAAAGCATGGTGGTATGTTATGAtaaccatgtgtttataagctcttaGGTA
This region includes:
- the LOC142605774 gene encoding uncharacterized protein LOC142605774; this encodes MELYNIEHHKSSPHWPWINGVVVETNKNINNILAKMVITYKDWAEKVPFALWGYRTSICTSIGATPYSLVYGSEAVLPIEVKIQSLIVLVDIKVLEEDWMRKRYKELALKDDRRIKT